In Aegilops tauschii subsp. strangulata cultivar AL8/78 chromosome 3, Aet v6.0, whole genome shotgun sequence, one genomic interval encodes:
- the LOC120976119 gene encoding uncharacterized protein, translating into MMHAVLEAAKRAKDHVLNFKGSIKGHRVLSCKRACGHLTLMADYFAPDALFADHFCRCFLMRKTVFDRLYHGIWSYDDYFILKKDFLETIGFSGYKKCMAALRMLAYGTPADSCNKYLRMSEDTCGNAMVRFATAVVEMFGPQYLREQTVADTERLLATLEVRGWPGLLGSLDCMQWKWNNCLKTLHGQYQGHVKKPTIIFKAVASQDLWIWHAFFCMPESHNDINVLQGSPLFARLVEKKTHPCHYIVNENGYNKGYYLVDGMYPPWATFVRTISNPVGQKKARFAPRQGVRKDVERVFGILHDHFAVVRGPAKQ; encoded by the coding sequence ATGATGCATGCGGTCCTTGAAGCCGCAAAGCGTGCGAAGGACCATGTTCTCAACTTCAAGGGCTCGATTAAGGGTCATCGAGTGCTCAGCTGCAAGAGGGCGTGCGGCCATTTGACACTGATGGCTGACTATTTTGCCCCCGATGCACTCTTCGCTGACCATTTTTGTCGGTGTTTTCTGATGCGCAAGACTGTCTTCGATCGTTTGTACCATGGCATCTGGTCCTATGATGACTACTTCATCTTGAAGAAGGACTTCCTCGAAACGATTGGGTTCTCTGGTTACAAGAAGTGCATGGCCGCACTCCGGATGCTTGCATATGGCACGCCCGCTGATTCGTGCAACAAGTACCTACGGATGTCTGAGGACACATGCGGAAATGCCATGGTCAGGTTTGCAACTGCAGTGGTCGAGATGTTCGGACCTCAGTACCTGAGAGAACAAACTGTGGCAGACACGGAGAGGCTCTTGGCAACCTTAGAAGTAAGAGGATGGCCAGGTTTGCTTGGATCTCTTGACTGCATGCAGTGGAAATGGAATAACTGCCTGAAGACTTTACATGGGCAATACCAGGGTCATGTTAAGAAGCCCACCATAATTTTTAAAGCAGTGGCATCACAAGACCTTTGGATTTGGCACGCTTTCTTTTGCATGCCCGagtctcacaatgacatcaatgtgctgCAAGGATCACCGTTGTTTGCGAGGCTGGTTGAAAAAAAAACACATCCGTGCCACTATATTGTCAATGAAAATGGGTACAACAAGGGCTACTATCTGGTTGACGGTATGTATCCTCCATGGGCTACCTTTGTCCGCACCATCTCCAACCCAGTTGGCCAGAAAAAGGCTCGCTTTGCCCCAAGACAAGGAGTTAGAAAGGATGTCGAGAGGGTGTTTGGAATTCTGCATGACCATTTTGCAGTTGTTCGTGGACCTGCTAAACAATGA